Proteins co-encoded in one Bacteroidota bacterium genomic window:
- a CDS encoding TonB family protein, producing MKLILIFVGLLLCVCVNAQIETPQKIKIKKEPETNTNTYSTVILTAENSFTNQAEFPGGYSALNEFIKKNAVVPKFDDLTLNTKVFVRFTIDADGTLNNIEVIKGSPDCKPCNDEAVRLIKLMPKWIPAVAYGQAISSTMVMPIQFKLQ from the coding sequence GTGAAGCTTATTTTAATATTTGTCGGATTACTTTTATGTGTTTGCGTAAATGCACAAATTGAAACGCCGCAAAAAATAAAAATCAAAAAAGAACCAGAAACGAATACCAATACTTATTCAACTGTCATATTAACAGCCGAAAACTCCTTCACGAATCAGGCTGAGTTTCCCGGTGGTTACTCGGCCTTAAATGAATTTATCAAGAAAAATGCTGTTGTACCAAAGTTTGATGATCTAACTTTAAACACTAAAGTATTTGTGCGTTTTACAATTGATGCCGATGGCACACTCAACAACATTGAGGTTATTAAAGGCTCACCGGATTGCAAGCCTTGTAATGATGAAGCTGTTCGTTTAATTAAACTTATGCCAAAATGGATACCTGCGGTTGCTTACGGACAAGCAATAAGTTCAACCATGGTAATGCCTATTCAGTTTAAATTGCAGTAA